The DNA segment CGACGCTCGTGCCGCAGCACTGGCACACCGGTGCCTACACCGACGCGTGGGACCTGATGCAGCTCCCGCGGCACCTGTGGAACACCGTCGTCCAGGCGGCCGGCGCCTGGGCCCTCCAGCTGGTGTTCTGCACGGCCGCCGCCTACGCCCTGTCCAAGTTGCGGCCCGCCTTCGGCAAGGTGATCCTCGGCGGCATCCTCGCCACCCTGATGGTGCCGGCGCAGGCACTCGTCGTACCCAAGTACCTCACCGTCGCCGATCTGCCGCTGCTGCACACCAGCCTGCTCAACGACCCGCTCGCCATCTGGCTCCCGGCGGTCGCCAACGCCTTCAACCTCTATCTGCTCAAGCGGTTCTTCGACCAGTTGCCCCGCGATGTGCTGGAGGCCGCCGAGATCGACGGGGCCGGCAAGCTGCGCACCCTGTGGTCCGTCGTGCTGCCCATGTCCCGGCCGGTCCTCGGCGTCGTGTCCATCTTCGCGCTGGTCGCCGTCTGGCAGGACTTCCTGTGGCCGCTGATGGTCTTCTCCGACACCGACAAGCAGCCCATCAGCGTGGCCCTGGTCCAGCTGTCGCAGAACATCCAGCTCACCGTGCTCCTCGCCGCGATGGTGATCGCCGGCATCCCCATGGTGGCGCTGTTCCTCGTCTTCCAGCGGCACATCATCGCCGGGATCAGCGCGGGCGGCACCAAGGGCTGACGCCGGCCGCCCGCTCGCCGACCGCCCGTCTACAGAAAGGCACAGCCCAGTGGGACAGCCCACCCATGCCTTCAGCGACCACGAGTGGTGGCGCTCCGCCGTCATCTACCAGGTCTACGTCCGCAGCTTCGCCGACGGCGACGGCGACGGCACCGGTGACCTCGCGGGCGTCCGCTCCCGGCTGCCCTACCTGGCCGAACTCGGCGTGGACGCACTGTGGTTCAACCCCTGGTACCGGTCACCGATGAAGGACGGCGGCTACGACGTCGCCGACTACCGCGCCGTCGACCCGGCGTTCGGCACCCTCGCCGAGGCGGAGAAACTCATCGACGAGGCCCGCTCGCTGGGCATCCGCACCCTCATCGACATCGTCCCCAACCACGTCTCCGACCAGCACCCCTGGTTCCGGGCCGCTCTCGCCGCCGGCCCCGGCAGCCCCGAGCGGGACCTGTTCCACTTCCGGCCCGGCCGCGGCGCCCACGGTGAACTCCCGCCCAACGACTGGCCGTCGCAGTTCGCCGGCACCACCGAACCGGTGTGGACCCGGCTGCCCGACGGCGACTGGTACCTGCACCTGTTCACGCC comes from the Streptomyces sp. SUK 48 genome and includes:
- a CDS encoding carbohydrate ABC transporter permease, which gives rise to MTTTRTLISPATLARPRGRAIYWTVFTAVVVLFALAFLFPVYWMVTGAMKSPDEVARTPPTLVPQHWHTGAYTDAWDLMQLPRHLWNTVVQAAGAWALQLVFCTAAAYALSKLRPAFGKVILGGILATLMVPAQALVVPKYLTVADLPLLHTSLLNDPLAIWLPAVANAFNLYLLKRFFDQLPRDVLEAAEIDGAGKLRTLWSVVLPMSRPVLGVVSIFALVAVWQDFLWPLMVFSDTDKQPISVALVQLSQNIQLTVLLAAMVIAGIPMVALFLVFQRHIIAGISAGGTKG